One Agelaius phoeniceus isolate bAgePho1 chromosome 7, bAgePho1.hap1, whole genome shotgun sequence DNA segment encodes these proteins:
- the SPEG gene encoding striated muscle preferentially expressed protein kinase isoform X5, protein MAGTYHRAMGNALFSFPLQKTGHSRRFGRFTHVFRSCRKQSYDSETGEDESGDPQVTQRSDLQDETAFSTPTGGSDTLVDASMNTTPTSVLALSQAEERSSWSGSQQTVVEKETDASLSARGPYLRPTAWPQPQGTPSIPQGGYRRDDLHRGPVSPKPGAEPPRSPAALPLTAKPPIVRSPSPRAGTCLQPPTGTASQPAARGPGVPSFTPVTPRKKSSVPVEYQDVVPEEYEEKIKKPKSSGYSQGSTQDSRPQTPMSDTSGRISVRASPKLVRAGSRIFERLQYFEERQRSLEQDSPFPARPNLPLRKTRSLDQPGSGPRRASTPGGSREDLREGGRWEPGSTAACRRLAFRQKAASFDERGKFANRVYAIEHKFAEELSRIKRTVSKQQLRRSQELCKAGSPPAPSPPAASEPPAPRAPRTPRTSSSQGAGGRKALPPKSCPPAESTHVIQHLALSSVALVGPDGEPLPGGQRGKRAPVGGGGAAGQPSSVEDARKGLQQEGFGEVKKKEQWPLAQASPQGRVALSQAGPAGGSLYPDGGPARGPGALNEALAARLAVPHGLYRRPETPTEVRFLPWAKPGMEQEARLERSWAGQHGVGREVERRQMKVSEKKESGRMAQEGRSTRSKGKGRRARPTSPELESSDDSYVSAGEDPLEAPIFEIPIQDMAVVVGAEVLLKCIVTANPQPEVSWRKDGVPLRSSTTRPIKAEGERHTLLVRSARVADAGLYTVTAANEVGATCCSAILSVRPAPVVERHGNLPPAVGQVSPITSDEEYLSPLEEFPESGTPQHRPAMKLQPRAEHGAARGSPEATFKASPTFEVSLSDQSVLEGQDVSMSVRVRGEPKPIIYWLRNRQPVKYGRRHHAEEAEGVRGLFTLHILAAEHTDTGFYTCKAVNEYGTKQCEAKLEVRARPECQSLAIVVPLQDLVVGAGELAVFECMVAGPPDMDVDWLSRGRLLQPALLKCKMHFDGRKCKLLLTSVHEDDSGIYTCKLSTAKDELTCSARLTVQPSVQPLFTRKLEDVDVVEGRTARFVCMISGTPPPTVTWTHFGLPVQEGENVRIQQDGGLHSLVIVHVGSEDEGQYKATARNIHGHVECSAELYVEEPRPSAASQISKLEKMPSIPEEPEQVETETECFTMPDFLKPLHNLDVVESKEAVLECQVAGMPYPSITWYHNGSRIDSTDDRKMMQYKDIHRLVFTAVSHAHAGVYKSVIANKVGKATCYAHLYVTDVVPTPPDGPPTVASVTGRAITLTWNKPKWLDAAIDPNSVTYVVQMQVLGTMQWVVLVTGVQDTTYTVHRLTKGAQYLFRVITATPKSNSKPSPPVGPVQLLDRGPYLEEAPVILDKPDVVYVVEGQPASITITINHVEAIVTWKRAGQVLGELEGTCETMMPDDDQHCLRLLRVGQGAGGLLACEVSNRHGTAHCTLRLRLAEAPRFESIMEDIDAQEGETPRFAVVVEGKPLPDIMWYKDGELLEESSHLSFVYEDNECSLVVLGAAEPDSGVYTCTAKNLAGEVSCKAELVVRAAQPTADATMEEDALHKARRLTDYYDVHEEIGRGAFSYLRRVTEKSTRLDFAAKFIPGRTKAKQSARRELHILSQLDHERIVFFHDAFEKKNAVIMVMELCSEEELLDRMVRKPSVCESEVRSYMRQVLEGICYLHQHSVLHLDIKPENLLMADLSSEQIRICDFGNAQELTSEEPQYCKYGTPEFVGPEIVNQTPVSSVTDIWPVGVIAYLCLTGISPFVGENDKTTLMNIRNYNVAFEERMFQGLTREAKGFVIKVLVNDKLRPNAEQTLEHPWFKTLAKGKVISTDHLKLFISRRKWQRSQISYKCNMVLRPIPELLEDTSNHLSIAVPRHLKESPALSSSSDSDDLDELPFIPMPHQVEFSGSRMSLNEIPTDDETIGTSEGLQPEGDASAMEWQSQGTGKPGVALGKRTRSAGPRRPCAEVEAPGSSDEEAPEAQKRPEYPRKAMRKGSSLESPGSARRGELKRGSSADSALLLQQLPGTEEGAEAARDPRGALAKAASMELPRRKMVWGEDDHAQRLELMRQRLLRGSSGDSKVSGLRGPLLETLGVSPDKKVSRSARLEAPAVPRLVRAASSEATSPRLLPAECRLQKSSSFSHGDAEPVVRHRRSGAPLEIPVACLEAQRLKESPSLSALSDARPTVPPDTPSTPTPPPAEISVPQAGPAKAASGRRRVPEEHGPPGASKAATTTGKKPTDRGQEDKTPTKAAGASGEGAARTGAPTPPKSTTPVPQTHIKSSYAKMMQVMGGIQGGETVTKEPPPTTNEPPPNIKETPPASPAKPPTPAARREVKPTGSSSSLVIQDIDSEEVFEAKFKRSRESSLTRGLKRLTRSRSEDRHLAGPPASDEGIYRPTPAGVPLELRRDRPTGLAAKSKSVQDLHEVEKDGGFFRRMSILLKRTPPAERKKSMGEDGGTETPPGGRRFSWSMALASSRERRDSESLKSEPGGGGESESPAVAVRRKISATMERVSARLRSVSDERPEGEGSRQLRRASSEGESLRPGPAPAPAPSSESLRSEASTGSSASAKGGGDSQKRSRWERWGLSRGKKEKMASQPNIPSSLLREEGLAAGRPHTPSESDFPPIFHIKLKDQVLLEGEALTLCCLPAGSPTPRILWMKDKRSLQPDSGLNVVSCKDGRQMLTIAKVSRKDAGLYECAAANILGTAISSCTLAVARLPGRPGTPEVPQKYKNTVLVLWKPAESKAPCTYTLERRLEGEHEWKIVSTGITDCYFNVTELPPGSTAKFRVACVNKAGQGPYSNPSVKVHLEAADAGAALAKDVAVPIPEKVASSRSTQTLEEHVEPVAAGAPPTTPPRKHKGVVQKAAGAEQEGAPTGVLPPPAPREEGVPPDLELPPNITVYVPPELMFTPPRTAASPHTDTPTPGSPAPPTDASPPPQAPSPSKSSPTVSPVSTTPSSAPTPSPTPNTTPSRKMPPYMVTSFISMPPTSPPAQEPTTTPPPSKEPPAASGVPGAKDSTSLRQGVPQKPYTFLDEKARGRFGVIRLCKENATGKHFMAKIVPYEAERKQSVLQEYEILKALHHERIMALHEAYITPRYLVLICENCAGKEILYSIVDRFRYSEDDVVSYVLQLLQGLEYLHSRRIVHLDIKPDNIIISGTNALKIIDFGSAQTYNPLVLRQLGRRAGTLEYMSPEVVKGDPVGSAADVWGVGVLTYIMLSGRSPFFELDPIETENRILAGRFDAFKLYPNVSQTAALFIRKVLTVHPWSRPTVKDCFANTWLQDAYLMKLRRQTLTFTTNRLKEFLVDHQRRRGEAVTKHKVLLRSYQGGQPPGPQ, encoded by the exons catcccccagggAGGCTACCGGAGAGATGACCTCCACAGAGGCCCTGTCTCTCCAAAGCCTGGTGCAGAGCCCCCAAGATCCCCCGCTGCTCTGCCACTGACTGCTAAGCCACCCATCGTCCGCTCACCATCTCCTCGCGCTGGCACATGTCTGCAGCCGCCCACCGGCACCGcatcccagcctgctgcccGTGGCCCTGGCGTCCCCTCCTTCACACCCGTGACCCCCCGCAAGAAGTCCTCGGTGCCGGTAGAGTACCAGGACGTCGTTCCTGAGGAGTACGAGGAGAAGATCAAGAAGCCCAAGTCCTCTGGGTACTCACAGGGAAGCACACAGGACTCCCGTCCGCAGACACCCATGAGCGACACCTCCGGCCGCATCTCCGTCCGGGCATCGCCCAAGCTGGTGCGTGCTGGCTCCAGGATCTTTGAACGGCTGCAGTACTTTGAGGAGCGGcagaggagcctggagcaggacaGCCCCTTTCCCGCGCGGCCCAACCTGCCGCTGCGCAAGACGCGCTCCTTGGACCAGCCCGGCAGCGGCCCGCGCCGCGCCAGCACTCCGGGCGGCTCGCGGGAGGACCTGCGGGAAGGCGGCCGCTGGGAGCCGGGCAGCACGGCCGCCTGCCGGCGCCTGGCCTTCCGGCAGAAAGCCGCCTCCTTCGACGAGCGGGGCAAGTTCGCCAACCGCGTCTACGCCATCGAGCACAAGTTTGCGGAGGAGCTGAGCCGCATCAAGCGGACGGTCTCCAAGCAGCAGCTGCGGCGCTCCCAGGAGCTCTGCAAAGCCGGGTCGCCCCCGGCACCCTCACCCCCCGCGGCCAGCGAGCCCCCCGCACCCCGTGCCCCCCGCACCCCCCGCACCTCTTCCTCTCAGGGCGCCGGCGGACGCAAGGCACTGCCGCCCAAGAGCTGCCCGCCGGCAGAGAGCACACACGTCATCCAGCACCTGGCACTTTCCAGCGTGGCCTTGGTGGGACCTGATGGGGAGCCGCTGCCAGGGGGGCAGCGCGGGAAGAGAGCCCCGGTGGGGGGGGGTGGGGCGGCTGGACAGCCCAGCTCAGTGGAGGATGCCAGGAAGGGTCTGCAGCAAGAAGGCTTTGGGGaagtgaagaagaaggagcagtGGCCATTGGCACAAGCCAGCCCGCAGGGAAGGGTGGCTCTCTCGCAGGCGGGGCCCGCCGGAGGCAGTCTGTACCCAGATGGAGGCCCTGCCCGTGGCCCCGGGGCGCTGAACGAGGCTCTGGCTGCCCGGCTGGCCGTGCCCCACGGACTGTACCGGCGGCCAGAGACGCCCACAGAAGTGCGGTTCCTGCCTTGGGCAAAGCCGGGCATGGAGCAGGAAGCTCGTCTGGAGCGAAGCTGGGCAGGACAGCACGGTGTGGGCAGGGAGGTGGAGAGAAGGCAGATGAAAGTgtcagagaagaaagagagTGGCCGGATGGCTCAAGAAGGCAGGAGCACACGGAGCAAGGGGAAGGGACGCCGAGCCAGGCCCACCTCTCCAGAACTAG AGTCCTCAGATGACTCCTATGTCTCAGCGGGTGAAGACCCCCTGGAAGCCCCCATCTTTGAGATCCCCATCCAGGACATGGCCGTTGTCGTGGGGGCAGAGGTGCTGCTCAAGTGCATTGTCACGGCCAACCCCCAGCCAGAAG TGTCCTGGAGGAAGGACGGGGTCCCGCTGCGGAGCAGCACGACGCGCCCCATCAAGGCGGAGGGCGAGCGCCACACGCTACTGGTGCGTAGCGCCCGGGTGGCGGACGCCGGGCTGTACACTGTCACCGCGGCCAACGAGGTGGGGGCCACCTGCTGCAGCGCCATCCTCAGCGTGCGGCCCG CACCCGTTGTGGAGCGGCATGGGAACTTGCCCCCCGCCGTCGGCCAGGTCAGCCCCATCACATCGGACGAGGAGTACCTGAGCCCATTGGAGGAGTTCCCCGAGTCCGGCACCCCCCAGCACCGACCGGCCATGAAGCTGCAGCCAAGAGCAGAGCATGGGGCTGCCCGTGGCTCCCCTGAGGCCACCTTCAAGGCTTCACCCACCTTTGAG GTATCCTTGTCGGACCAGTCGGTGCTGGAGGGGCAGGATGTTAGCATGAGCGTCCGCGTCCGTGGGGAGCCCAAGCCCATCATTTACTG GCTGAGAAACAGGCAGCCAGTGAAGTATGGGCGCCGGCACCATGCAGAGGAGGCAGAGGGCGTGCGGGGGCTCTTCACGCTGCACATCCTGGCGGCGGAGCACACTGACACCGGCTTCTACACCTGCAAGGCCGTCAACGAGTATGGCACCAAGCAGTGCGAGGCCAAGCTGGAGGTCAGAG CTCGCCCCGAGTGCCAGTCCCTGGCCATCGTGGTTCCCCTGCAGGACTTGGTGGTCGGGGCGGGGGAGCTGGCGGTCTTTGAGTGCATGGTGGCCGGCCCGCCAGACATGGACGTGGACTGGCTGTCCCGGGGCcggctgctccagcctgcacTGCTCAAATGCAAGATGCATTTTGATGGGCGCAAGTGCAAGCTGCTGCTCACCTCTGTGCATGAAGATGACAGCGGAATCTACACCTGCAAGCTCAGCACTGCCAAAG ATGAGCTGACCTGCAGTGCCCGGCTGACGGTGCAGCCCTCTGTGCAGCCGCTCTTCACCCGCAAGCTGGAGGACGTGGACGTGGTGGAAGGGCGGACAGCGCGCTTTGTCTGCATGATCAGTGGGACTCCCCCTCCGACGGTTACCTGGACTCACTTTG GCCTGCCAGTGCAGGAGGGGGAGAACGTGCGGATTCAGCAGGACGGAGGGCTGCACTCACTGGTCATTGTGCACGTGGGCAGTGAAGATGAAGGGCAGTACAAGGCAACCGCCAGGAACATCCATGGCCATGTGGAGTGCTCTGCTGAGCTCTATGTGGAGGAGCCACGGCCATCTGCAGCCTCCCAGAT CTCTAAGCTGGAGAAGATGCCATCCATCCCAGAGGAGCCAGAGCAGGTGGAGACAGAGACAGAGTGCTTCACCATGCCTGATTTCCTGAAGCCACTGCACAACCTGGACGTGGTGGAGTCGAAGGAGGCTGTGCTGGAGTGCCAGGTGGCCGGGATGCCCTACCCCTCCATCACCTGGTACCACAATGGCTCCCGAATTGACAGCACTGATGACCGCAAGATGATGCAAT ATAAAGACATCCATCGCCTGGTATTCACAGCTGTGAGCCACGCACATGCTGGTGTCTACAAAAGTGTCATTGCCAACAAAGTGGGGAAGGCCACGTGCTATGCACACCTCTATGTCACCG ATGTGGTGCCAACCCCCCCAGACGGGCCCCCCACTGTGGCCTCAGTGACTGGCAGAGCCATCACGCTGACCTGGAACAAGCCCAAGTGGCTGGACGCTGCCATAG ACCCTAACTCGGTGACCTACGTGGTGCAAATGCAAGTGCTGGGCACGATGCAGTGGGTGGTGCTGGTGACCGGCGTGCAGGATACCACGTACACAGTGCACAGGCTGACCAAGGGTGCCCAGTACCTCTTCCGTGTCATCACTGCCACTCCCAAGAGCAACAGCAAGCCCTCCCCACCTGTGGGGCCCGTACAGCTCCTGGACCGGG GTCCCTACCTGGAGGAGGCCCCAGTCATCCTGGACAAACCAGATGTGGTGTATGTGGTAGAAGGCCAGCCAGCctccatcaccatcaccatcaaCCATGTGGAGGCCATTGTCACCTGGAAGAG ggctgggcaggtgtTGGGGGAACTGGAGGGCACGTGTGAGACGATGATGCCAGACGATGACCAGCACTGCCTGCGGCTGCTTCGCGTGGGccagggggctggggggctgctggCCTGTGAGGTGAGCAACCGCCACGGCACTGCCCACTGCACCCTGCGCCTCCGCCTCGCAG AGGCACCGCGTTTTGAGTCCATCATGGAGGACATCGATGCCCAGGAAGGGGAGACACCACGATTCGCTGTGGTGGTGGAGGGGAAACCACTGCCGGACATCATGTGGTACAAG gatggggagctgctggaggagagcaGCCACCTGAGCTTCGTATATGAGGACAATGAGTGCTcgctggtggtgctgggtgcTGCCGAGCCTGACAGTGGCGTCTACACCTGCACAGCCAAGAATCTGGCTGGGGAGGTCTCCTgcaaagcagagctggtggTGCGGGCAG cccagcccactGCGGATGCCACCATGGAGGAGGATGCGCTGCACAAGGCACGACGCCTGACCGACTACTATGATGTGCATGAGGAGATCGGGAG GGGGGCTTTCTCCTATCTGCGGAGGGTGACAGAGAAGAGCACCCGGCTGGACTTTGCTGCCAAGTTCATCCCTGGGAGGACCAAGGCTAAGCAGTCGGCGCGGCGGGAGCTGCACATTCTCTCTCAGCTGGACCACGAGCGCATCGTCTTCTTCCACGATGCCTTTGAGAAGAAGAATGCTGTCATCATGGTCATGGAGCT TTGCTCTGAAGAAGAGTTGCTGGACAGGATGGTGAGGAAGCCCTCAGTGTGTGAGTCGGAG GTCCGCTCCTACATGCGGCAGGTCCTGGAAGGGATCTGCTACCTGCATCAGCACAGTGTCCTGCACCTGGACATCAAA CCAGAAAACCTCCTGATGGCAGATTTGAGCAGCGAGCAGATCCGGATCTGTGACTTCGGCAATGCACAGGAGCTGACGTCTGAGGAGCCACAGTACTGCAAGTATGGCACCCCTGAGTTCGTGGGCCCTGAGATTGTCAACCAGACCCCTGTCTCCAGCGTCACTGACATCTG GCCTGTGGGGGTTATCGCATACCTCTG CCTGACAGGGATCTCTCCCTTCGTGGGGGAGAATGACAAGACAACGCTGATGAACATCCGCAACTACAATGTGGCCTTTGAGGAGAGGATGTTCCAGGGGCTCACCCGGGAAGCCAAGGGCTTTGTCATCAAAGTGCTGGTCAATGACAAGCT GAGACCCAATGCAGAACAGaccctggagcatccctggtTTAAG acactggCAAAGGGCAAGGTCATCAGCACCGACCACCTCAAGCTCTTCATCTCGCGTCGGAAATGGCAG cGCTCACAGATCAGCTACAAGTGCAACATGGTGCTGCGGCcgatcccagagctgctggaggacaCGTCCAACCACCTCTCCATCGCCGTGCCCCGGCATCTCAAAGAGTCACCAGCGCTGTCGTCCTCCTCAGACTCAGACGACCTGGATGAGCTGCCCTTCATCCCCATGCCACACCAGGTGGAGTTCTCTGGCTCCCGCATGTCCCTCAATGAGATCCCCACAGACGATGAGACCATTGGGACATCCGAGGGGCTGCAGCCGGAGGGGGATGCCTCTGCCATGGagtggcagagccagggcacagggaagcctggggtggccctggggaagcGGACAAGGAGTGCTGGGCCACGGCGACCATGTGCAGAGGTGGAGGCACCTGGTTCCTCTGATGAGGAAGCCCCCGAAGCCCAGAAGCGTCCGGAGTATCCTCGCAAAGCCATGAGGAAGGGTTCCAGCCTGGAGTCCCCAGGGAGTGCCCGTCGGGGAGAGCTGAagaggggcagctctgctgacagCGCCCTGCTGCTCCAACAGCTCCCAGGGACTGAGGAGGGGGCTGAGGCAGCCCGGGACCCCCGTGGGGCCCTAGCCAAGGCAGCCTCCATGGAGTTGCCAAGGAGAAAGATGGTCTGGGGGGAGGATGATCATGCCCAGCGCCTGGAGCTGATGCGCCAGCGGCTGCTGCGGGgaagctctggggacagcaaggTCAGTGGCCTGCGGGGTCCCCTCCTGGAGACCCTGGGGGTCAGCcctgacaagaaagtctcacggTCAGCCCGCCTGGAGGCTCCAGCAGTGCCACGGCTGGTGCGGGCAGCCTCCAGTGAAGCCACCTCGCCGCGCCTCCTCCCCGCTGAGTGCCGGCTGCAGAAGAGCAGCTCCTTCAGCCACGGGGATGCGGAGCCTGTCGTCCGGCACCGACGCTCCGGTGCGCCCCTGGAGATCCCAGTGGCCTGCCTGGAGGCACAACGGCTCAAGGAgtccccctctctctctgcccTCTCTGATGCTCGGCCCACAGTGCCACCAGACACCCCAAGCACACCCACACCCCCTCCAGCAGAGATCTCCGTTCCCCAGGCTGGCCCTGCAAAGGCTGCCTCGGGGAGGAGGCGCGTCCCTGAGGAACATGGCCcacctggggccagcaaggctgCCACCACCACAGGGAAGAAGCCCACGGACAGGGGACAGGAGGACAAGACACCCACCAAGGCTGCTGGAGccagtggggagggggctgccaGGACAGGAGCTCCCACCCCACCAAAGTCCACAACCCCTGTTCCCCAAACCCACATAAAGTCTTCCTATGCCAAGATGATGCAAGTCATGGGAGGTATTCAAGGCGGGGAGACAGTCACCAAGGAGCCCCCACCAACCACCAACGAGCCCCCCCCAAACATCAAGGAGACCccaccagccagccctgccaagcccccTACGCCAGCAGCAAGGAGGGAGGTGAAACCCACcggctcctccagctccttaGTCATCCAGGACATCGATTCGGAGGAGGTCTTTGAGGCCAAGTTCAAGCGGAGCCGCGAATCATCCCTCACCCGGGGGCTGAAGCGCCTCACCCGCTCCCGCTCCGAGGACCGGCACCTGGCCGGCCCCCCAGCCTCTGACGAGGGCATCTACCGTCCTACACCGGCCGgcgtgcccctggagctgcgcAGGGACCGGCCCACCGGGCTGGCAGCCAAGTCCAAGTCGGTGCAGGACCTGCATGAGGTGGAGAAGGATGGGGGCTTCTTCCGGAGGATGTCCATACTTCTCAAGCGGACCCCGCCCGCTGAGAGAAAGAAGAGCATGGGGGAGGACGGAGGcactgagaccccacctggtgGGCGCCGCTTCTCCTGGAGCATGGCTCTGGCCAGCTCCAGAGAGCGGAGGGACTCAGAGAGCCTCAAGTCAGAGCCGGGGGGTGGTGGGGAGAGCGAGTCACCGGCGGTGGCTGTGCGGAGGAAGATCAGTGCCACCATGGAGCGGGTCTCGGCGCGGCTTCGCAGCGTGTCGGATGAACGGCCGGAGGGCGAGGGCTCCCGGCAGCTCCGTCGCGCCAGCTCCGAGGGTGAGAGCTTGCGGCCGGggcccgcccccgcccccgcgCCCTCCTCCGAGTCCCTGCGCTCCGAGGCCAGCACAggctcctctgcctctgccaaAG GTGGGGGTGACAGTCAGAAGAGGTCCCGCTGGGAGCGCTGGGGGCTCTCCCGGGGCAAGAAGGAGAAGATGGCCTCACAGCCCAACATCCCCTCCAGCCTTCTGCGGGAGGAGGGACTCGCCGCCGGCCGGCCACACACACCCAGTGAATCGG ATTTCCCCCCTATTTTCCACATCAAGCTGAAGGaccaggtgctgctggagggcGAGGCGCTGACCCTCTGCTGCCTTCCTGCTGGCAGCCCAACCCCACGGATCCTCTGGATGAAAG ACAAGAGGTCCCTGCAGCCTGACAGTGGGCTGAACGTCGTCTCCTGCAAGGACGGACGTCAGATGCTCACCATTGCCAAGGTCTCCAGGAAGGATGCAGGGCTGTACGAGTGTGCAGCTGCCAACATCCTGGGCACAGCCATCAGCTCCTGCACGCTGGCTGTGGCAC GACTCCCTGGGCGGCCAGGCACCCCGGAGGTCCCCCAGAAGTACAAGAACACGGTGCTGGTGCTGTGGAAGCCCGCTGAGAGCAAAGCCCCCTGCACCTACACACTGGAGCGCAGACTGGAAG GGGAGCACGAGTGGAAGATTGTCAGCACTGGTATCACTGACTGCTACTTCAATGTGACTGAGCTGCCTCCAGGGAGCACTGCCAAGTTTCGTGTGGCCTGTGTCAacaaggctgggcagggaccctACAGCAACCCCTCAGTAAAGGTGCATCTTGAGGCAGCAG ACGccggagctgccctggccaAGGATGTTGCTGTCCCCATTCCTGAGAAGGTGGCTTCCAGCCGGTCAACCCAGACACTCGAGGAGCATGTGGagcctgtggctgcaggggcccCTCCCACCACACCACCACGCAAGCACAAGGGAGTGGTACAGaaggcagctggagcagaacaGGAGGGTGCCCCCACAGGGGTCCTTCCACCTCCTGCCCCCCGTGAAGAGGGAGTGCCACCAGATCTTGAGCTTCCACCCAACATCACTGTCTATGTGCCTCCTGAGCTGATGTTCACCCCTCCTCGGACTGCTGCCTCTCCTCATACAGACACCCCCACTCCGGGCTCTCCTGCACCCCCCACGGACGCTTCCCCCCCGCCCCAGGCTCCGTCTCCTTCCAAGTCATCCCCCACTGTTTCCCCAGTGTCAACCACgcccagctcagcccccacACCATCTCCCACCCCCAACACCACACCTTCACGGAAGATGCCTCCCTACATGGTAACCTCCTTCATCTCCATGCCCCCCACATCACCCCCTGCGCAGGAGCCCACCACCACTCCCCCACCCTCCAAGGAGCCCCCAGCTGCTAGTGGGGTCCCAGGGGCAAAAGACAGCACATCACTGCGGCAGGGTGTCCCCCAGAAGCCATACACCTTCTTGGACGAGAAAGCAAG AGGCCGTTTCGGGGTGATCCGGCTCTGCAAGGAGAATGCCACAGGGAAGCACTTCATGGCCAAGATTGTGCCCTACGAGGCGGAGCGGAAGCAGAGCGTGCTGCAGGAGTACGAGATCCTCAAGGCGCTGCACCATGAGCGCATCATGGCCCTGCACGAGGCGTACATCACCCCCCGCTATCTGGTGCTCATCTGCGAGAACTGTGCTGGCAAGGAGATCCTCTACAGCATCGTGGACAG GTTTCGCTACTCGGAGGATGACGTGGTGAGCTAcgttctgcagctcctgcagggcctcgagTACCTGCACAGCCGCCGCATTGTGCACCTCGACATCAAGCCAGACAACATCATCATCTCAGGCACAAATGCCCTCAAGATCATCGATTTTGGCAGTGCCCAGACCTACAACCCACTTGTGCTGCGGCAGCTGGGGCGGCGTGCTGGCACCCTGGAGTACATGT CGCCAGAGGTGGTGAAGGGAGACCCGGTGGGCTCTGCAGCAGATGTCTGGGGTGTTGGCGTCCTCACCTACATCAT GCTCAGCGGGCGGTCCCCATTCTTTGAACTGGACCCCATCGAGACGGAGAACCGCATCCTGGCAGGGCGCTTTGATGCCTTCAAGCTGTACCCCAACGTCTCGCAGACTGCTGCCCTCTTCATCCGCAAGGTCCTCACCGTCCACCCCTG GAGCCGCCCCACGGTGAAGGACTGCTTCGCCAATACCTGGCTCCAGGATGCCTACCTGATGAAGCTGCGCCGCCAGACCCTGACTTTCACCACCAACCGCCTCAAGGAATTCCTAGTGGACCACCAGAGGCGCCGCGGCGAGGCCGTCACAAAGCACAAGGTCTTACTGCGCTCCTACCAGGGCGGCCAGCCACCAGGGCCACAGTAA